A region from the Aegilops tauschii subsp. strangulata cultivar AL8/78 chromosome 5, Aet v6.0, whole genome shotgun sequence genome encodes:
- the LOC141023189 gene encoding uncharacterized protein, translating to MVEIFDPSKGIFIVQDLVGEVSLGAVDVECILALENHGLSAEGILGEEGEDVKDRVPPQFLSKTTGNIVIDDLIVDITKNKSADDDFLRRVVLVLLGTVLAPMSSKIVPKQYYALVDNVKRISKINWNAFTLRVLLDCLRNMRKGKHLRQWPRGNLALLQYLYWEKVQPLEGECAFNPSLSMEPLMRNWTEAAASRRDKFDYDHGRGRGNIRIEDNITKEYRAQERKVPEPEKPKMKPAVGAAKKSKLASNADEMMNLIMKRCMDYIRSQMKEIPEQVAERLLEKLNQNGVMYKPAAAAASDNNDADLEVDSFENGPPEKEEFVYKDDSDGLEPVIDLTQPDEPVVNQNNDDEEKTPAKLNVDKTMKPTDECGATPENPWIVGNSPREESSDIDISASSIDRMVGKSKGKNDNDMEGSVKDDLTPELIDAAVTFVEAAARSEKNMIKRVYYNERGTSVTVESIRPIIDAYQTHLALRVGHDRHLCPAWRSKYLVDRAKARDNPKPSKYNMDSALSRAGAVRRVLDEYTVRDKSFIPLNVGNTHWITVMMHNLKKEFRVFDSLYPLEFSLDTVKALRLAIAIDMEEANRITPGKYPDVTKWPIIPQIDMPLQEDGNSCGLFVIEVMERWDGDRWTADFTQGTVNARRRHLVAELVLAPTNTLECVKNKIRDIAKKSKA from the exons ATGGTTGAGATTTTTGATCCTAGCAAGGGCATATTCATTGTACAAGACTTGGTTGGCGAAGTGTCTCTCGGTGCAGTGGATGTTGAGTGCATCTTGGCCTTGGAGAACCACGGACTGTCGGCAGAAGGTATTCTCGGTGAGGAAGGTGAGGATGTTAAAGATCGAGTGCCGCCTCAATTCCTGAGCAAGACCACAGGTAACATAGTCATCGATGATCTGATTGTGGACATCACAAAAAATAAATCTGCCGACGACGATTTCCTTCGGAGAGTTGTCCTCGTGTTGCTTGGAACAGTTCTTGCTCCCATGTCGAGCAAGATTGTACCAAAGCAATATTACGCATTGGTGGACAATGTGAAGCGTATATCCAAGATTAATTGGAATGCATTCACCCTCCGGGTTCTGCTGGACTGCCTTCGCAACATGAGGAAAGGCAAACACCTCCGCCAATGGCCGAGAGGGAACTTAGCTCTCCTGCAG TACCTGTACTGGGAGAAGGTTCAGCCTCTGGAAGGTGAATGCGCATTCAATCCTAGCTTGTCCATGGAACCTCTAATGAGGAATTGGACTGAAGCTGCAGCCTCAAGGAGAGACAAGTTTGATTATGACCATGGCCGTGGCCGTGGTAACATAAGG ATTGAAGACAACATAACCAAGGAGTATAGGGCGCAGGAGCGCAAAGTACCCGAACCAGAAAAGCCAAAAATGAAGCCCGCCGTTGGTGCGGCAAAGAAGTCCAAGTTAGCCTCAAACGCAGACGAGATGATGAACCTCATCATGAAGCGGTGTATGGATTACATACGCAGCCAAATGAAGGAAATACCGGAACAAGTAGCCGAG AGATTGTTAGAGAAGTTGAACCAAAATGGTGTGATGTACAAGCCAGCGGCTGCTGCGGCTTCCGACAACAATGATGCCGACCTAGAAGTGGATTCCTTTGAGAATGGTCCGCCAGAAAAAGAAGAATTCGTGTACAAGGATGACTCTGACGGTCTAGAGCCGGTGATTGATTTGACACAGCCTGACGAGCCTGTTGTAAACCAGAACAACGATGATGAGGAA AAAACACCTGCCAAGTTAAATGTTGACAAGACAATGAAGCCTACTGATGAGTGCGGCGCAACACCAGAGAACCCTTGGATTGTAGGTAATTCTCCTCGAGAAGAATCGTCCGACATTGACATTTCTGCAAGTTCTATCGACAGGATGGTGGGTAAGAGCAAGGGGAAAAA TGACAATGACATGGAAGGCTCTGTTAAGGACGATTTGACACCGGAACTCATCGATGCTGCTGTTACGTTTGTGGAGGCAGCTGCTCGGTCTGAGAAGAATATGATAAAAAGAGTTTACTACAATGAACGTGGCACCTCTGTGACTGTGGAGAGTATACGACCG ATTATCGATGCTTATCAGACACATTTGGCTCTGCGCGTTGGTCATGATCGGCACCTCTGTCCAGCCTGGAGGTCCAAATACCTTGTTGATCGTGCTAAGGCACGAGACAACCCTAAACCGTCGAAATACAACATGGATAGTGCGCTGAGCAGAGCTGGAGCAGTACGTAGGGTTCTGGACGAGTATACCGTCCGTGATAAG TCGTTTATCCCGTTGAACGTCGGCAATACACACTGGATCACCGTGATGATGCACAACCTCAAGAAAGAATTCCGAGTTTTTGATTCGCTCTATCCTCTCGAGTTCTCTCTCGACACTGTGAAAGCACTG CGACTAGCAATAGCAATTGATATGGAAGAGGCAAACCGTATTACACCTGGCAAATATCCAGACGTCACTAAGTGGCCTATCATACCTCAGATCGACATGCCACTACAAGAGGACGG GAACTCTTGTGGCCTTTTTGTGATTGAAGTTATGGAGCGTTGGGACGGGGATCGATGGACCGCCGATTTTACCCAG GGCACGGTTAATGCAAGGAGAAGGCATCTCGTCGCCGAGTTGGTTCTCGCACCTACCAACACGCTCGAATGTGTGAAGAACAAAATCCGCGACATCGCAAAGAAAAGCAAGGCGTGA